The following are encoded in a window of Halosolutus halophilus genomic DNA:
- the thsA gene encoding thermosome subunit alpha — protein MGNQPLIVLSEESQRTSGKDAQSMNIQAGKAVAESVRTTLGPKGMDKMLVDSTGNVVVTNDGVTLLSEMDIDHPAADMIVEVAETQEDEVGDGTTSAVVVAGELLSQAEDLLEQDIHATTLAQGYRQAAEEATEALEEIAIEVEEDDTEVLEQIAATAMTGKGAESSRDLLAGLVVEAVQSVADDEGVDTDNVKVEKVVGGSIENSELVEGVIVDKERVSENMPYFVEDANVAIVDGDLEIKETEIDAEVNVTDPDQLEQFLEQEERQLREMVDQVADAGADVVFVDGGIDDMAQHYLAQEGIIAVRRVKSSDQSQLARATGARPVSNVDDLSEDDLGFAGSVAQKEIAGDQRIFVEDVDDAKAVTLILRGGTEHVIDEVDRAIEDSLGVVRTTLEDGKVVAGGGAPEVNLSLALRDYADSVGGREQLAVEAFADALEVIPRTLAENAGLDPIDSLVELRSAHDAGDSGAGLDAFTGDTIDMDAEGVYEPLRVKTQAIESATEAAVMLLRIDDVIAAGDLAVADDDEDEDMPAGGPGGMGGGMGGMGGGMGGMM, from the coding sequence ATGGGCAACCAGCCGCTTATCGTCCTCTCGGAGGAAAGCCAGCGGACATCCGGCAAAGACGCGCAGTCGATGAACATTCAGGCCGGGAAGGCCGTCGCCGAGTCCGTACGGACCACGCTGGGTCCGAAGGGGATGGACAAGATGCTCGTCGACTCGACGGGCAACGTCGTCGTCACGAACGACGGCGTCACGCTCCTCTCGGAGATGGACATCGACCACCCGGCGGCAGACATGATCGTCGAAGTCGCCGAGACCCAGGAGGACGAGGTCGGCGACGGGACCACCAGCGCCGTCGTCGTCGCTGGTGAACTCCTCAGCCAGGCCGAGGACCTCCTCGAGCAGGACATTCACGCGACCACCCTCGCCCAGGGGTACCGACAGGCCGCCGAAGAGGCCACCGAGGCCCTCGAAGAGATCGCGATCGAGGTCGAGGAAGACGACACCGAGGTCCTCGAACAGATCGCCGCCACCGCGATGACCGGCAAGGGCGCGGAGAGCTCCCGCGATCTGCTGGCCGGCCTCGTCGTCGAGGCCGTCCAGTCCGTCGCGGACGACGAGGGCGTCGACACGGACAACGTCAAGGTCGAGAAGGTGGTCGGCGGCTCGATCGAGAACTCCGAACTCGTCGAGGGCGTCATCGTCGACAAGGAGCGCGTCTCGGAGAACATGCCGTACTTCGTCGAGGACGCCAACGTCGCGATCGTCGACGGCGACCTCGAGATCAAGGAGACGGAGATCGACGCCGAGGTCAACGTCACCGATCCCGACCAGCTCGAGCAGTTCCTCGAACAGGAGGAACGCCAGCTCCGCGAGATGGTCGACCAGGTCGCCGACGCCGGCGCGGACGTCGTCTTCGTCGACGGCGGCATCGACGACATGGCCCAGCACTACCTCGCACAGGAGGGAATCATCGCCGTCCGTCGCGTCAAGTCCAGCGACCAGTCCCAGCTCGCCCGCGCGACCGGCGCTCGTCCCGTCTCGAACGTCGACGACCTGAGCGAGGACGACCTCGGCTTCGCCGGTAGCGTCGCCCAGAAGGAGATCGCCGGCGACCAGCGCATCTTCGTCGAGGACGTCGACGACGCCAAGGCCGTCACCCTCATCCTGCGGGGCGGTACCGAACACGTCATCGACGAAGTCGATCGCGCGATCGAGGACTCCCTCGGCGTCGTCCGGACGACCCTCGAGGACGGCAAGGTGGTCGCGGGCGGCGGCGCTCCGGAGGTCAACCTCTCGCTGGCCCTGCGCGACTACGCCGACTCCGTCGGCGGCCGCGAACAGCTGGCCGTCGAGGCCTTCGCGGACGCGCTCGAGGTCATCCCCCGCACGCTGGCCGAGAACGCCGGGCTGGACCCCATCGACTCCCTCGTGGAACTGCGCAGCGCCCACGACGCCGGCGACTCGGGTGCCGGCCTCGACGCCTTCACCGGCGACACGATCGACATGGACGCCGAGGGCGTCTACGAGCCGCTGCGCGTGAAGACCCAGGCGATCGAGTCCGCCACCGAGGCGGCCGTCATGCTGTTGCGCATCGACGACGTCATCGCTGCCGGTGACCTCGCCGTCGCCGACGACGACGAAGACGAAGACATGCCCGCCGGCGGCCCCGGCGGCATGGGCGGCGGCATGGGCGGTATGGGCGGCGGCATGGGCGGCATGATGTAA